In the genome of Entelurus aequoreus isolate RoL-2023_Sb linkage group LG15, RoL_Eaeq_v1.1, whole genome shotgun sequence, one region contains:
- the crhb gene encoding corticotropin releasing hormone b, translated as MKLNFFGTIVILLVAFLPRYECRAVESPGGVLRIPAAQSPNSQQQQQQHRSPSSPILERLGEEYFLRLGSGDSNSLPPSSMYPLGAGGLLNRALQLQLTRRLLQGRVGNIRALIGGLADRKDDASYDSGERGRRSEDPPISLDLTFHLLREMMEMSKAEQIAQQAQNNRRMMELFGK; from the coding sequence ATGAAGCTCAATTTCTTTGGTACCATTGTGATTCTGCTCGTTGCCTTCCTGCCGCGCTACGAATGTCGGGCTGTTGAGAGCCCCGGCGGAGTTCTGCGCATCCCCGCTGCCCAAAGCCCAAActcccagcagcagcagcagcagcaccggTCGCCCTCAAGTCCCATCCTGGAGCGCCTGGGCGAGGAATACTTCCTCCGGCTGGGCAGCGGGGACTCAAACTCTCTCCCCCCGTCGTCCATGTACCCCCTGGGCGCAGGTGGCCTCCTCAACAGGGCGCTGCAGCTCCAGCTGACTCGGCGGCTTTTGCAAGGCAGAGTTGGCAACATACGCGCGCTCATCGGCGGCTTGGCGGACCGCAAGGATGACGCTTCCTACGACTCGGGGGAGCGGGGACGCAGGTCTGAAGACCCGCCCATCTCCCTGGACCTCACCTTCCACCTGCTGCGGGAGATGATGGAGATGTCCAAGGCGGAGCAGATCGCGCAGCAAgctcaaaacaacagaagaatgatgGAGCTCTTTGGGAAGTGA